The sequence TGCCGTTCGGCCGCTGCCCCGTTGGCACTCCCCCGTGGGGAGTGCCACCGACGCTGCGCGAGACGTTAGCACTCAGGGCAGGCGAGTGCCAGGTGCGGGGGCCTCCTGGCAGCATCTACCGGGTGAACACCGCGGACGTCGAGGCGCTGCTGTCCCCCGCGGGCCTCGCCCTGCTCGCCGAGCTGGCGGGCACGACCACCGAGGACCCCGTCGCCCTCGCCGCCCGGCTGCGCCGCGAGGGCCACGACCCGGCGCTCGCGGCCCTGGCCACGACCCAGTCGCGGCTGCGGGCGCGCGCGGCCGCGAAGTTCGGCCCCCGCGCCGCGTCGCTGCTGTTCACCGCCGCCGGGGCCGAGCAGGCGACGCGCGCCGTGGTGGCCGCCGAGCACGCGCGCCGGTTCGCCGCGGCCGGGGTGTCCCGGGTCGCCGACCTCGGCTGCGGCGTGGGCGCGGACTCCCTCGCCTTCCTCGACGCGGGGCTGACGGTGCTGCCCGTCGACGCCGACCCGGTGACCGCCGCGGTGGCGACCCACAACCTCGGGGTGCCGGTGCGCTGCGAGGACGTCACCGCCGGGATCGTCGACGAGCTGTCCGGCGGCGAGGGCGCGTGGTTCGACCCCGCCCGGCGCACGTCGGGCGGGCGCCGGGTCTTCGACCCCGAGGCGACCTCCCCGCCCCTGTCGTTCGTGCTCACCACCGCGCAGCGGGTCCCGGCCACGGGCGCCAAGCTCGCGCCGGGCCTGCCCCACGACCTGGTGCCCGTCGGGGCCGAGGCGCAGTGGACGTCGGTCGACGGCGAGGTCGTCGAGTGCGCGCTGTGGTGCGGGCCGCTCGCGCGGCCGGGCGTGGCCCGCAGCGCCCGCGTCGTCCGGTCGGGTTCCGTCGTCGAGCTCGACTCCCGGGACCTGCCGGAGGCCACCGTGGGCGAGGTCGGGAGTTTCCTGCACGAACCCGACGGGGCCGTCATCCGCGCCGGGCTCGTCGGGCGGGTGGCCGCCGACCTCGGCGGCCGGCTCGTCGACGAGACCATCGCCTACGTCACGACGGACTCCGCGGCCTCGTCGGAGTTCGCGCGCTCGTTCCGGGTCCTGGAGGTCATGCCCTTCGGGCTCAAGGCGCTGCGCTCGAGGTTGCGCGCGCTGGACGTCGGGCCGGTGACGGTGAAGAAGCGCGGCACCGCCGTGGACCCCGACCAGTTGCGCCGGCAGCTGGCGCTCAAGGGGTCCCGGGCGGCGACGATCGTGCTGACGCGGTTGCGGGGCAGGCAGAGCGTGCTGGTGGTCGAACCCGTCAGCTGATGCGCGCCCGCAGGACCAGGGCGTCGACGTCGTCGGGCTGGTAGTAGCGGGCCCGGCGGGCGATCTGGGAGAAACCCTCGCTGCGGTAGAGGTTCTGCGCGGGTGAGTTGTCGGCGCGGACCTCCAGCAGCAGGTGCGTGGCCCCCGCCGCCACGGCCTCGGCCCGCAGGGCGCGCAGCAGTCCGCGTCCCGTGCCCCGGCCCTGGTGGTCCCGCGCGACGCCGATCGTCTGGACGTCCGCGTCGGCGCCGTTGACCATCACGCCCCCGTACCCGACGACCTCCTCGCCCTCGAGGGCGACGAGGAAACTCCGGTTGGGCTGGGCCAATTCGCCCCAGAACGACTCCACCGACCACGCCGTGGCGCCGAAGAGGTCGCGTTCGAGGGCGTGCACGTCGGCGACGTGCCACCAGCGCATCTCCTGCAGTTCCACGGGTCCAGGGTAGGTGCGGCCCGGACCGCTGCCCGCGCAGCGCGCACGTCGGGACCCCACCGGGCGCGTCCCGGGGTCCGGAGCGTGCGTTGAGCGCGGGGGGTGGACGGGGTACGGTCGGGACGTGGCGCAGAACTCGTTTACCCGCCCCCGGCTGCCGAGCAGCCGCGGGGGCGCTGCGGTCTGCCGCGAGCCCTGACGCGGGGCCGCCGGCCGGGGGTGTCGACCACCACCCGACCGACGGGAAGGAAACCCCGTGGACCTCTGGCACGCTCTCGACCTCCGTGACCTCACGAACCCCGCGCACGGCC comes from Kineococcus rhizosphaerae and encodes:
- the rimI gene encoding ribosomal protein S18-alanine N-acetyltransferase, yielding MELQEMRWWHVADVHALERDLFGATAWSVESFWGELAQPNRSFLVALEGEEVVGYGGVMVNGADADVQTIGVARDHQGRGTGRGLLRALRAEAVAAGATHLLLEVRADNSPAQNLYRSEGFSQIARRARYYQPDDVDALVLRARIS
- a CDS encoding class I SAM-dependent methyltransferase, with the translated sequence MNTADVEALLSPAGLALLAELAGTTTEDPVALAARLRREGHDPALAALATTQSRLRARAAAKFGPRAASLLFTAAGAEQATRAVVAAEHARRFAAAGVSRVADLGCGVGADSLAFLDAGLTVLPVDADPVTAAVATHNLGVPVRCEDVTAGIVDELSGGEGAWFDPARRTSGGRRVFDPEATSPPLSFVLTTAQRVPATGAKLAPGLPHDLVPVGAEAQWTSVDGEVVECALWCGPLARPGVARSARVVRSGSVVELDSRDLPEATVGEVGSFLHEPDGAVIRAGLVGRVAADLGGRLVDETIAYVTTDSAASSEFARSFRVLEVMPFGLKALRSRLRALDVGPVTVKKRGTAVDPDQLRRQLALKGSRAATIVLTRLRGRQSVLVVEPVS